GTCATCCATCGCAAACTCGATCTGCGCTTCCTCGCCCGCGTCGGCGGCGAGCCGCGCCAGCTCCATCATGGCTTTCCGCGGGATCAGGGCGCGGTGTTCTTTCTCCACGGGAGACGGGTTGGCGTACTCGACCAGCGCCAGACGGTGCCCGTCCGTGGAAACCATCGTCAGGTTCTCGGGTCTCAGCACCAGCAGCGCCCCGTTCAGCGTGAAGCGGGACTCTTCAGCTGCAATCGCAAACACGGTCCGCGCGATCATCGCCGAAACCAGGCCAGCCGGCAGCTCCGCGATCGGCTCGGGCATGGGCGGCATCTCGGGGTACGTGTCCTTGGCCATGCCGGCGATCCGCGTCTTCGATCTGCCGCACGTCAGCGTCGCCCAGTTCGTGTCGCTGAACTTGATCCGGATCTCCGCATCCGGGAGAAGGCGCACATAATCGAGTAGCTTCTTGGCGGGCAGCGTGCCGCCTCCCTGCCCGGTCACCTGCGCAGGCGCCTGGCAGCGGATGCTCAGCTCCAGATCCGTCGCCGAGATGCTCAGTGTGTCGTCAGCGGCCTCCAGCAGCACATTCGACAGCACGGGCAGGGTGGCCTTCTTCTCGACAACCCCTTGCGAAAGGCCCAGCTCGCGCACGAGGTCGGCCTTGCTGACGGTGAACTCCATACGTCCAGTCCTCTCGTCCCAAACGCGCTTCAGGCGCGCTGCTTCCGGATACTGTCTGTTTTTCCCTTTCCTGATTCTGACTCTATCGGGTTCGTAGGGCCTGTGAGAATGTCAGTATCCATCCTAAATTATACAAAAATCTGACCGTTCCAGTTTCATCGTCCTGTGGTTTCCAGTGCGGCTGACTGTGGCTGCCGCCGGGAGCTCACCCCTGGCCCACAGCTTCCGCAGGTTCTACAATGGCCCGGGTGTGGAAAACCACAGATCCTCACTGAAATGAGTCGATTATACTGTGAATCAGCCTGTTGATCTCCGGATCGTGCTGCCGCAGCTCTTCCACTTTCCGGATGGCGTGCAGCACGGTTGTGTGATGCTTGCCTCCAAAGTGGCGCCCGATCTCGGGCAGCGAGGCGCCCGTGAGCTCGCGCGACAGGTACATGGCGATCTGCCGGGGGCGGCTGATCTCGTGCGCGTTGGTCCGCTGCTTGAGCTGCGCCGGCTGAAGCCCGAAACGCTCGGCAACCGCGCGCACGACCGCCTCGATGGAGATGCGGCGCTCGTTCGTGTGAAGAAGGTGCCGCAGCGCCTGCTGCGCCATCGAGGCGCTGATCGGCGCTCCCGTGACGGAGGAATAGGCGAGCAGCTTCGTAAACGCTCCTTCCAGTTCGCGGACGCTTGAGCGGACCTTCGTCGCCAGCAGGATACGCACGTCTTCCGGCAGCCGGACGCCCTCCGCCTCGGCCTTCTTGTCCAGGATGGCCATCTTCGTCTCCAGGTCGGGCGGCTGCACGTCCACCATCAGACCCCACTCGAACCGCGTGCGGAGCCGCTCCACCAGACCCGGGATGTTCTTGGGCATCTCGTCGCTCGAGATCACAATCTGCTTCTGGTGGTCGTAAAGCGAGTTGAACGTGTGGAAAAACTCCTCCTGTGTTCGCTCTTTCCCGCCGAGAATGTGGATGTCGTCGATCAGCAGCGCGTCCGCGCTCCGGTAGTGCTGCTGGAACGCGGGCATGCGTCCGGCGCGCAGGCTCTGGATCATTTCGTTCATGAATTGTTCGCCCGTCGTGTACACCACGCGCATCCGCGGGTGCCTCTCCAGCAGCGCCCGCCCCGTCGCGTGCAGAAGGTGCGTCTTGCCCATGCCGCTGCCGCCGTAGATGAACAGCGGGTTGTAGCGCACCGCAGGCTGCCTGGCGACGGCAAAAGCCGCCGCATGGGCGAACTGGTTGCACGAGCCCACCACGAACGTCTCGAACGTGAAGCGCGGATTCAGCTGGCTTGCCGCATCCAGGAATGCCGGCGTCTCCCGCCCGCCCGCCGGGGAACTCTCCCGGGACAGCGGCGGCGCGGCGCTCTCGGTGGAGAGGGCGATGTAGCGGATCTGCAGGTGCGGAACCCCGGCGCCTCGCCGCGCCTGTTCCACCGCTGGCGCGAGCTGCTTCTCCAACCATGTCCTCGCGTGGTCGTCCGGAACCGCCACTCGCAGCTCGTCTCCCGACTCCTCAAGCAATTCCGTCCTCGAGACCCAGTTCTCGAACGCCTCCCCGGGAAGGATCTGTGCCAGCTGTTCCTTGATGCTGTCCCAACTGTTCTTCGCTGCTGTCAACACCGCTCAATCTCCACAAGTTACGCACAAGATTTCCACAGCGCGGAAACCGGGAGTCGAATCCTGTGCCTGATCCGGCTGGACTCCTCACGAAGCGGGGCATGCCGAAGGGAAGCGCCCTTCCCGGCGCCCTGCAGTCCGTACCGGCGTTGTTCAGAATATCACACTTGATCCACAGCGGACGCGAAACCGAAATCATTTTGTAACAGACTGAAATACAATGAATTACTACAAAAAACGTGCCTTACGGAAGCACTGTCATTTCGGCCAGGATTTGTTCTGGCCCGGGATGCAAAAGTCTGACTGGCAATGCTGTATCGGCGTCCGTCTGAGACTCGTTCCAGACCCCATTTGACATGCCGCCCGGCCTGCGCCAAAATGAAATTGAACTCCCGGGCGGGAGTAACTCAGCTGGTAGAGTGCAACCTTGCCAAGGTTGATGTCGCGGGTTCGAATCCCGTCTCCCGCTCCATTCCCTTTCGTTCCCATTCCCCCCTCCGTTGACCAGACCGCACGTTCTGGGGCTTTGCATCCGGCTCTGAGACCATCGGCCAATGAATTCACGGCTGGGACTGCTTGTGCTCCTCCCGTGCCTGCTGCCGGGGGAGGAGATTGTGCAGGAAGCAAAACTCGTCTTTCGGGATGCCAGCCGGATCCGTGTCGCAGGCGGCCTCGGGCAGCCCGTTCAGCGCCGCCTCAGGCGGTTCAGCAGTCTGCGCCTTCTGGATTCGGCAAGCCGCACCTGGCGCTCGTCCATTCCGAAGTAATGAGCCACTTCGTGCCAGATGGTCTCGCGCACCAGCCGTCGCAGGTCCTCTTCGTTGCGCGCCAGCCGCTCGTGCGGCCCCTGATAGATCACGATGCGGTCCGGCATCCGCACGGGTTCGGCCACGCTGCGCTCGGTCAGCGGCCGTCCCTCGTAGAGCCCGAGCAGCCCGGGGCGCGGCGGCTCCGCCTCGACCACGAACACCAGGTTGCGCAACAGCCTGCGGAAGCGCGCCGGGATGACGTCCATGCACTCTTCCA
This DNA window, taken from Bryobacteraceae bacterium, encodes the following:
- the dnaN gene encoding DNA polymerase III subunit beta; the encoded protein is MEFTVSKADLVRELGLSQGVVEKKATLPVLSNVLLEAADDTLSISATDLELSIRCQAPAQVTGQGGGTLPAKKLLDYVRLLPDAEIRIKFSDTNWATLTCGRSKTRIAGMAKDTYPEMPPMPEPIAELPAGLVSAMIARTVFAIAAEESRFTLNGALLVLRPENLTMVSTDGHRLALVEYANPSPVEKEHRALIPRKAMMELARLAADAGEEAQIEFAMDDNHLFFRIGSRLLASRKLTGNFPDYERVLPRSHAHTVTLPREDFRSAIERVSQFSDERSRAVKIRFGDGEAVIHSSLSESGESEESLPVDYSGPTTEIGFNATYLLEFLRATQEQAVQFHFKDAQSAGELTPSDGESGYRYRYVVMPMRI
- a CDS encoding chromosomal replication initiation protein DnaA, translating into MLTAAKNSWDSIKEQLAQILPGEAFENWVSRTELLEESGDELRVAVPDDHARTWLEKQLAPAVEQARRGAGVPHLQIRYIALSTESAAPPLSRESSPAGGRETPAFLDAASQLNPRFTFETFVVGSCNQFAHAAAFAVARQPAVRYNPLFIYGGSGMGKTHLLHATGRALLERHPRMRVVYTTGEQFMNEMIQSLRAGRMPAFQQHYRSADALLIDDIHILGGKERTQEEFFHTFNSLYDHQKQIVISSDEMPKNIPGLVERLRTRFEWGLMVDVQPPDLETKMAILDKKAEAEGVRLPEDVRILLATKVRSSVRELEGAFTKLLAYSSVTGAPISASMAQQALRHLLHTNERRISIEAVVRAVAERFGLQPAQLKQRTNAHEISRPRQIAMYLSRELTGASLPEIGRHFGGKHHTTVLHAIRKVEELRQHDPEINRLIHSIIDSFQ